Within the Drosophila melanogaster chromosome 3R genome, the region TTTCGGCCAATCTTCTGCTCCTCCGCAGTCTGCCACTTGTAATTTGCATGGCGGACGAGCATGTTCTGCGGCCAAATGACCCACACTGGCTTTCATTTATGCTTTCCATTGCACTTTCTCACAGTTGCCGAACAAAGTGCCACCGGCTGGATGTTCTGAAAAATGTCCAACGGGTATACGCTTTCAAGGAGCCACAACAGTATCTACAATTTTAAAAGTATCTAAGGTTTTTAAGTGCCAAATATTATTTGTATACTGAGCAATTAATTTTTACGGTGCTGATCAATActtgaattaaaatttcaatgctTATTCAAGTGGGCTAATTATTATGAAAGCTGGCAAAATTTAGTTGAAATCCAGCTTATGGGATTATTAACAGACATTTaaatttgtacatttaattAACACACGAGATCATCCAAGCTTGAAAGCTGAACAGTTGTGCAGTCAAAGATAATGCTCCATAATTAAATTGGTGAATCTGATTCCAGGAACTCCTGGCATTAGCCACTAGCCACCACCCCATTATGAAATCCAGAATTGCCCACATGGGTTTGGTTGTGGATCTGTTGTGTTCTACGCCTactttgtttgcatttcaaatttgGCGTGCTgcataatttacaatttgaaTCCATCAGggctacatacatatatttagcCATCGCCCGGTATTTTCGTTGGCCAAAACCAACTGCCAACAGATACGCCAGCTGAAAGTTGCAGCTGCACAGTGCAAAATGACACCTTAATAGGAGGGATTTGAGAATTTATAAATTGCGTTTTAAATGCATACATTGAAAAGGCTTTAGTGCATCTGACCTTTatagtatataatatatagtcGATGAAGCATAATACATTTGTTGGCAGTGTACCCAGCTCTCTCTCCAACTGCTGCATTTTTCATGTTTAATTTCAGTTAGTGCCGCCTGCCAGCTGAAAGCTCGAATCCTTTTGGCGTCCATCCagagggtgtgtgtgtgtgtgttttaggtgtttttgtttggcaattGTTTGGAGTGTGTGTTTCGCAACACAGACCGCCACACACGGACCCATCTATTTGCCATGGTCGTGTCAGCTTGACGTTTCTGTCAATTGGCCCGAAACTATGCTCTATACTCCGCCATTTCGCATGCCGTTGGTGATTCTCTCCAGCAAAGGCAACCGGCTAATATCCACGGAGATGTCTATGTATATAATGGAGACTCCTCTAATTGGCCTCCGACTTTCCGACACCTCAGCTCCTTACCTCCTCAAATATCTGTGCTTCTTCGAGCTTTTAATGACTAGCAAACACTTTACGCATCGTAAAGTTTTGGGTGATAAAGagttttaaactttttaagCCACTCGCATATGAATATTATTCCGTCAGGTTCTCCCAGCGGACCAGGCGCATGCCGAGGATATCCCAGAGTCCCCGAACACACAAACTACGTCCGAAGTCTGAGGTCCCGGCTCAAGTGACATTTCCCAGACATCTAACCTCTCACGCCCCCAGACAGTATAAATACATAAGCAAGCATGAGTTGTCTTTAAGTGAAATTCAATAACGCATAAAATTCCAGGGCACAAAAAGCTCAAAGCCGACAAACATACTCACATATTCAGGGGAAAGTGGGTGGTTTTCGGGTGATAGTTCACTTTTATATATTGCATATTACAAATCATTGTTCGGCTCAAGTGCTTGCACTGAAagcaaaatacattttaaatgcaaataatacCAACACTGCTACTTTTAAGAGCTGTCCAATGCATAACTTAGATTGAAGTGTTAAAGAACTTATTAGGTTTTAGAGTTAAGTCCATGTTTTTTTACGGTGTATTCTAAGTTGGCTACAAAATTGTTGAGTAAGCGCGTTGGAAGCCTTGTAAATTTTTGAGCACCAAGGACTGACATTGCTAACTCGGTTATGAATTCCCATTTACTTTTGCATTAAATCCTGGCCAAATATGCAAAACACATTTGCCAGCTGGAAAATTAAAGGCGGGAAACCGAAAGGAAAATGGAAACTTCACCCTCGATAAGTCAACAAGTCGTCGCTGTTTTTTGCTaagacaaattaaatttataaacaaatggcGCACAGCAAACAGAAGTTGTTCTGGCGAAAAAGTTAAGCATCGTGCATTTGCGAAAGCCCCGGGGTTTCGTATACCAACCACAGGATCTAAAGGACGAACTCGAACAGGAGCAACAAGCAAATGCCAGTTATTATTCCTGCCCCCGCCGCAGTACTGCCTCTTTTTTCGCGTTTCGAGGTTTTTTCGCATTAACCGAAAACTGTTGAGGGGTGAAGAGAAGGATGTGTGGGGCGGTGCgcctttaaaaatgtttcactTAAGCAGGGAAGCTGCTCGCGAGCcccaataaaaacaaaatgtgtacacgacaaacaaacataaaGTTAGGAGCTCGTTAAATTACGCCAAGGGGTAAAAATATGCGAACATGCTTTCACTTTTACAGCTGTGTGTATCTGAATAATGCGAGTTGTCGAGAGAGACATATCCCCCCCTTCTGCGATTCCTAGTTCCGCTCACCCATTTCAAGATAGCTAAGTGCGCCGCCAGCTATTcccaaatatatattttataatccCGACTCAAGTCGGGCCAGAGAACGTGACGCATAAAGTCGGTTGAACGCTGAACGACTTAGAATAAGCCTGGCTTGCGGCATTACCCAGTTCCCAGCCAACATTTCGCAGTCGGTGAAAATCTCCGCCAACTTTGGTTCCTATATCGTGGCcttataaatacatatacatatatgtatatatgtaggtgAAGGGTCTGACGCGTTTGCCGATTCAGTGGAGCGAAATTTGGGTGCAAAGGGCGCGAAAATCTGATTTGTGAACGGACATCAAATACTAAAACCAAAACAAGATATGTACATGTGCGGAACACACATTACCACTTTGACCTTTAACCTTTTAAACTCCATAAAGAGAAAAGGAAACtagtttaaatttgaaatcttCCTTCACAGTGCAGcccaatttaaatttgattacTTTGACAGTAGCCACTTTAATTTGTTCAATTTAATCAATTATCTGAATAATTTGTAGCAACAAACGGAATTCAAGTGGTACccagtaaataaataaataaatggtaaATTTATGTGCTTATAACGCTGCTTTCATATATAGCATTTCAAAATGATTGATTGGATGCCCAAGTTCGACAAGGGCAACTTCATTCTATAAATAAGCGAGTCAATTGCAATTCGAACGTTCGCATTAATCGCTTCCCCGAAAAAGAAAGTTTATCAATTTCGCCGGAGACcgaaaaagggggaaaaaaagtGCTCTGGTAAGAGCGATATTAAAAAGTGCCACAATACATTtatgtgtacatattttttcgGAAGGACATCAATAACCGATGAGCTGCCATAAATCCATCGGCATTTCGGTTTATGTGCGGGTTTACTGGTAACACGGTAACTATAACGCTTTCAGCAACCCCGTGTAACCCAAAATGTGGTCACGCAATGCGGAAAAGCCGAAGGAGGCGGCAAAGTTGTCAAGGAACCACTTTTATTTCCTTGATATATGCCCGTTGCCCGATAAGTTCCACCTGACAATGTAAGCATATCTATTATTAAGATCTGGCATCTGGAAAAGCCGTTCGCAATCAGCAGGAACAGGAACACATGCCAGTGGCCGCAAAAAGGAACAGATTCTAGTCCTAGGCTGGGGTCATTAACATAAACAACTCTGCAGGCGTGGATCCCGCAAAAGCGTACATCCCGAAAAAAGGGCGAAGGCAGAAGGACCTCTCCAAAACAAAGAACCCGTGTCTGAAAAGATGCATAAATCATGGGCGAACTGCCTGGTGCCGAAATAGAAACCGAGAATGCGAGAAACGAAAGCGAAAACAGGGGATCACGATGTCAGCAAATGGCAAAACTGTCATTTTCTAAAGAATTTAATTGACAGTGCAAAGTCATAAATTATATGGCGTATCAAAGACGGCGAACAGGAAGCGTATCCTGCGGCATTTGGGCTAATTGTGGGGATGCCCCGTGCCACTTGGCAAAACAAAGAGAGGAGGTCCTGGGGAAACACGTGTGTGACCGGGCGTGCGTGAAAGTAAAAACATTCCTATTTGGCttgctaataaattaatgatATACTCGTCGGGGCGCCGCCTCCGAAAATCTCGGCAGGAATAGGGGACGATTCCCTGTGACAAACACGTTGGCGACACGAGCACGCGAGGCAATTTATAGCCGAGAAGGACACTAATGGAAGGACCAGCAGCCGTGTGACGAATTTAGGATGTGTGCGTCCTTTGCCAGGACGAGGCGTCACTGGGACTGGCTCAAATAAAATGCTGGCCAAATCATTTATCTTTCGGCCATTGTGGAAGTGCTTAGCCAACACTGGCAGATGTAAACACTTCACTGGATCATAAGATTGCCTGAAACCATTTAATGTGAAAGGGAGGGATACCAATTAATGGACGGCCATTTAGGGAAGCTTAGGCTGCTAGTTAGTTCCAGCCTTAAAAATTCAGTTCTATCTACATTAAATGCTTAAAgggatttttgttttgacacattacattacattacgtTGACAACTCTGAAATTAAATGTTCTATTTCATCCGTTTACTTGATATTGGTTATATTTATATCACCAAATTATAGCAGCAATGGAAAATCAAAAGGATCTGGTTACCCAGAGCACATGGCGCCGCATCATGGAGCACCTGACCCCGGTGAAAGGATACAAAGCGGCAGAGAGGAGAGTCAGCTGGTACCGAGGACTGTCCCAATCCCAGATGGCGGCAGCAAATGCTTTGTTCGATATCCTGAGGGAAAATATGGATAAGAATACCACCTCTAATGTTGCGAAGCTCATGGTGAAACTGGGACTACATCCCTATCCGCCGTGGAAAACTCTGCATATGGTGATCAAACTGAGCCGAGGTAATGATCTGGCCTTCCTCTGGTTCCTCATGGAAATGTGCTACAAAACACCCAATCATGGCGAGACGTACAGTGTCAACGAGCAGATCATCATGACGGCTATCTTTCGGTTGGACCTCTTTCCCACTCTGAGGGAGCTGGACCGCTGGCTGCCCCTGCCACATTCATCGCAATCGGATAGGGATAAAGCAGACGCCCTAAGGCAGAGAAATCAGAGATTGAAGAAGGAGAAAGAGGATAAGCGCCAGAGGGATTTGGACAGAAAAGCAAAGATCGTGAAACCTCTATCTCCTTACTTTCAGGAACCCAATATTCCCGGGAAAATTCGAAACGAGCGAAAATTGCTGTCGGACTATCCAGACACTGCAGCCACGCTATTTCACATGGATGAGGAACCCCTCGAAGCTTACCTCTGGTCACGCTGGTTTGGAACCTACACCTTGAACGACGCTCATCGTGTGGGAAAATCCATAATCTACGAGGAGATTAACAACATTTTCGAGTCCTTCAAGGCAGCCTCTCTGCCAACCCGACACGTGGAATCCTTATGTGCCCATCATCAGTTCATTCGGGAGATGGAGAAGTCTCTGAAGGACAAGCTGGAGACGATGAAGCGGAGAAAGTGCGAAGAGCTTATCGAAGCGAAAAATAGACTGGAGGAGAGAAAGCGTAAGCGGGTGATTCAGGAGCTGGAAGAAATGAGTGCCTGCTACTTGAAGCGGTTCCAGGAAATGGCTGCCAGAGCCAGATTGGCCTCCACCAGTAAGCAACTCTTTGGCGGTAGTTCCGTGAAGGCATCTTATTTTGACTGTCCCGATAATGAGATCAGATGTGATGATTTCGATGTAGAAAAGTGTCAGACATTTGAGGCGGAACGGTTAACGAAAAATCATATAGGCGATACACCCAAAAGTGCAAGTGGTAATAATATTAGGCTAGCAAGCGGGGCACAGGCCAAATCCAAAACaagatccagatccagatctAGATCAAAAAGCAGGAGATCAAGGAAGCCTCAAAGTAAAGCGCGATCCATTAAAGAGCCTGAAGTATTGGTAGAAACTCCTGTACTCCCTCCCAGAACGGCAAAGGAAGATTTTCGCGATATCACGATCAGGTTATTAGAAGGAGAAAACCCCATCTTAAAAGGGTGTCCGGCCTTGCAATTGGAATCTCCACACTGCGCCAAGTGCCTAATTTTCGACCCACAAAAGGGTTTACcccaaaaaccacaaaaaaaacacCGGCCTAGTAGCCTAATGCAGTTCCTACAAAATTGCCCCTCTGAAGGGAATGAGGAGGAGGATTCTCACAACGAAATGGCTGCTAATCCTTCCGCCCATTCCGTTCAGGAACCCAAGCTTTTCGATCTGGGACTCTTAGGAAGGAATTGCGCGAGGTTCAACTATCGTGAGTTGTTTGGCTCTCTGCAGAGGACTCATTTGGACGACGAACGGATGCGTCTAAAGGAGGCCTTTGTAAGAGCCATCGACGATGATGTTCAGTACCTCAGTGCGGCCTTAAGTGGCGAGGAAGAGGGTTCTCTGGATGCTTTGGTGGACCGAGCAGCCAAGAGGGTGTTTGCGCAAGATGTTAAGGCCTTTCACGAGGAGCTAGAAAAAATGCATAAGCAAAAGGCAGCTAAAAAGTATAAATCCGATTCTCGTTTGAATTTCGGCCAAGAGTTTTACGATCCCGAGAATATCCCCTTGATGAAGGAGATGCTAAGGTTGGGCCTCGAAAAGGTGGCCCAGGACAAAAGATATGTATTGCCCACCCTCCCCGATGTTCACTCTGTGCCCTACCTCATCGAATGGATACGATTACGTTATGGAAAACGCTATTCCTATGGGGAAAAGGAACAGATTTTGAATAGAGATAAACTGGTAATGGATCAAATAACATGGATGATGCACACCAACCTTGCGAAGATTCCTGCCCTGCCGATTGGAGACAACTTTACTGACATGACCAAGCTGAGGGAGTTGACCAAGAAGTTCAGGGAACGCCATACCAATAAGTTCCTTGAAGCCATCATGGAAGTGGAGAGGGTCTTTTATTCGGCCATGAAACCCCATCTCTGTAATCTAGCAACTGAGGAGACCTTTTTGGCCTACTTGCCCGCCCATTTCCACGACCTGGGCTTCACTGTTAATACCGTAAGCTGAGTAATGGAAATTTCCTATGAACTGGCCAACTAGTACATAAATATGTCTTTTTCCATACAATGTAGTTTAACTTAACTCCAGTTGGGTAATTGCTTCTTCGCAAATCATCGCATTTAATTGCGTTTGTGACCACTTTGGATCCTTTATGCAGTTGGAACAGTTTAAATACGATAAAAAGCGCAATCGTTTATAAATtgtgtaaataatttaaaggACTTTAATTGGTTGCATATT harbors:
- the CG15548 gene encoding uncharacterized protein, yielding MENQKDLVTQSTWRRIMEHLTPVKGYKAAERRVSWYRGLSQSQMAAANALFDILRENMDKNTTSNVAKLMVKLGLHPYPPWKTLHMVIKLSRGNDLAFLWFLMEMCYKTPNHGETYSVNEQIIMTAIFRLDLFPTLRELDRWLPLPHSSQSDRDKADALRQRNQRLKKEKEDKRQRDLDRKAKIVKPLSPYFQEPNIPGKIRNERKLLSDYPDTAATLFHMDEEPLEAYLWSRWFGTYTLNDAHRVGKSIIYEEINNIFESFKAASLPTRHVESLCAHHQFIREMEKSLKDKLETMKRRKCEELIEAKNRLEERKRKRVIQELEEMSACYLKRFQEMAARARLASTSKQLFGGSSVKASYFDCPDNEIRCDDFDVEKCQTFEAERLTKNHIGDTPKSASGNNIRLASGAQAKSKTRSRSRSRSKSRRSRKPQSKARSIKEPEVLVETPVLPPRTAKEDFRDITIRLLEGENPILKGCPALQLESPHCAKCLIFDPQKGLPQKPQKKHRPSSLMQFLQNCPSEGNEEEDSHNEMAANPSAHSVQEPKLFDLGLLGRNCARFNYRELFGSLQRTHLDDERMRLKEAFVRAIDDDVQYLSAALSGEEEGSLDALVDRAAKRVFAQDVKAFHEELEKMHKQKAAKKYKSDSRLNFGQEFYDPENIPLMKEMLRLGLEKVAQDKRYVLPTLPDVHSVPYLIEWIRLRYGKRYSYGEKEQILNRDKLVMDQITWMMHTNLAKIPALPIGDNFTDMTKLRELTKKFRERHTNKFLEAIMEVERVFYSAMKPHLCNLATEETFLAYLPAHFHDLGFTVNTVS